A region of the Mesoterricola sediminis genome:
CGGCGCGGCGGTTCAAGGAGGCCCGGGCGGGCCTTCGGCAACTGCAGGGAGGTCTGGACGCCAGGCTGGGATTGCGGGTTCCGCTGCTCCTGACGGAGAACCTGCCGCAGCCGGTGCTTGTAGGGTTGAATCCGAACCGCATCTACGTGCCGGTGGAACTTGCGGCCCAGCCTGAGGATAGGGTCCTGCCAATGCTGGAGGCCCTGGCCGGAATGGTCCGGTCGCGGCGTTACCTCGCGTTCATGCTCCTGTGGTGGCTCTCCCAGGCCAACCTGTTGCTCTTGCCGATCGTGGGTCCCATTCGCCGGTCCATCGAACGGGAATTGGCCGAACGGTACGGACAGTCAGGTGATCAGACATATGTAGCTCAAACCTCAATCATGTCAGGTCATGCTTATTTTCAAATGGGTATCGGGTTCAATTTTCAATACATAAAAAAGTCCCAAAAAATGGACATAGATGCTAATAAGTTGCCATATTGGATTCTGTCAGTGATAATCCCCCTGGCCATCCTGTCCTGGGTCGCCTCCAGGGCCGGTGGGGTGGACTCGACAGAGCTTTTGAGATTCCTTATGAAGAAGCAGATCATCGGTTTTTCTCCCCATGGATTCGACCCCTCCGTCAAGTTCAAGGCGATTCCAGGCGAGGGCGGCCTTCTCCCCGATGGCCTGCTTGTCGATACCACCGATGCAAGCGCGCATTCGGGCTGCGCGACGATCCGGGTTCCCCTGGGCCTGTTTGAACATGAGAAGCTGATCCCTTTCGGGGCGAAGGCCATCCAGATATCCCTGGAATGGAACGTCCTGGAAAAGACGCCATCCGCGACCGAACTTCCTGCCGTGAAAGTGGCCGCCTCCGAGCAGGGAACCATCGACGTGGACGGCCAGCAGAGGCTGCACACCTTCTACACCCGCAACGTCTTTCTCGGCGAAGAGGGGAGTCGAGGTGTCCTGGAACTGCCCATGCGGATCGATACGGACGTGCGCACGATAAAGGACTCCAGGAACGTGGTCTACGGCCCCCTCCTGTTCATTCCCGATGGCTGGAAGATCGAGTTCCGGAACTATCGGGTGGCCCGCGTGGAATCGTCCGCCGTCCCGCCCATCCCGGAAGGGGAGGTGGAGCGTTTCATCGCCTGGTACCTCCGCAACGGCTTCAAGCCTGCCTTGATCGACCTGAAGTGGGAGTCGGCGCCGACGGATGGGATCTGAAATGCCACATGCCCGATTGGCCCGCAGTAACCGCCTTCCGGACAGCCTGCCGGTTGTCATCCGGTTGTTGGAACTCCATGAACAGGGCATCACCATCGCCGAAATGCAGCGGGAGATCGAACGGATGCAACTCTGGGACCTCGAGGCGCATCCGGCCCCACGGGCCCTTTACCATCGCATCTACAGCGTCCTTGCCTTCCTTAAGGAAAAGGGCCTGGTGCACCAGCGCGACGCCGCCGGGCGGGAGACCCTCTGGGTGCTGGATGGCGCGGCGTTCGCAAAGCAGCGGCGCAAGGAGCTGTTCGAGGTCCTGCAGCCCTTCGTGGACGGATGCCTGATGATTTCCGATCCAAGGCAGCTGGTCGGCCAGCTCCAGGGCCTTGTGGAGGATGGGACGATCGACGAGATGCTCGCCGAGCGGCGGGCCCGGAAGAGGCAACTCCCGTGAGTTGGCTTGTCCTGCTCTATTTTCCCGCGGCCTGCCTCCTGGCGGCGTGGGTGGGGCGTTGGGTCCTGGAAGGCCGGCGGAGCGCGCGGGACCTGGGGCTCGGGGTGGTCCGCCGAGCCCTCCTGTTGTTTCCCCTCGCCCTCCTCGTCACCTGTTTTTTGAAGCGGACGGGGCCCGAGCGATGGAGCCACTGGGCCTCCCCCCTCTTGGGCCGGGAGATCGTCCTCGTCGCCCTGGTCCTGCTGATCTTCATTCGCTGGCTGGCGGAGATGATCGCACACAGCGCCTTCGCGGATGCCGAATCCAGCCCCGGGATGGCGAGGATCGCCGAGCCCGCCTTCCGGGAGGCCCTGGGCATGGAGGACCTCAGGAGGCGCTTGGCGCCTCCCCTTTGGATGAGGTGGCTCCCGGGGCCCACCCTCCACCTTTCCAAGATCGCAAACATTGCCCATCTGCTTGGTGGCCTTCGCCCGCGCATCTGCCTTGAGGCTGGGCTTGTTCCAGAAGCGTTCCGGGGGAGGGACCCATGGTGGGAAACCGTTCCGGCCGGATTCGGCCAGCCCCTTGAATGCCTGCGCGCAGTCCTCGCCCACGAACTGGCCCATTTCAAGCGCGGCGATCACCTGCGCAAGCTCCTCCTTCTCCTTTACGGGGCCTTGCTCCCCTGGGAGTGGTTCTTCGGTGGCACGTCCCTGGGGAAGTTCCGATGGACGAACAGCTGGCTGTTCAGGCGCTGGTCCAAGGCGATGGCTTGGTTGGGGACGCCTGTGCGCAGGTGGGTTCAGGCCGAAGATGGCATCAAGGAGGATCTGGCCGACCGCGAAGCCTGGCGGCTGGTCCCCGATGCGGCCAGGCATCTTTCCGAGATCAGGGCGTTCTATCCTCCCGCCCA
Encoded here:
- a CDS encoding M48 family metalloprotease, with product MFPLALLVTCFLKRTGPERWSHWASPLLGREIVLVALVLLIFIRWLAEMIAHSAFADAESSPGMARIAEPAFREALGMEDLRRRLAPPLWMRWLPGPTLHLSKIANIAHLLGGLRPRICLEAGLVPEAFRGRDPWWETVPAGFGQPLECLRAVLAHELAHFKRGDHLRKLLLLLYGALLPWEWFFGGTSLGKFRWTNSWLFRRWSKAMAWLGTPVRRWVQAEDGIKEDLADREAWRLVPDAARHLSEIRAFYPPAQAQPSTCFPEGSGNGVPPLLRQFLLFGVLGTLLWASPGRIPYSLTFGSDMKSTTLPQSWCLVTAPGSEASAVFLPGRNEPGKILIHYPRISLGQPSLLRAMGRMGPDCFPGDCDLEMTWDVLYEGRGSLSGKEAFLSLTQSAMTVRNNPDPLTAYSIPVEVPAGPANGGWRTYAAVTRIRNNPCMEHMLIGFDLSVPGKYVFRPPVLTVVLPNGERRPFRQV